Proteins from a single region of Chryseobacterium sp. W4I1:
- a CDS encoding NifU family protein — MRTIFIEPTENPKVMKFVTDYNLIPGSLELDRTSDISEIPLAQELFNYPFVERIFITANFVAVAKQDTVEWEHVAENLKNIIEDELLANPRIYLQKKKEMYQIYAEMTPNPNAMKFVSSKLLLEGFVEVKSRDQAEGVPLAQAILKEFDFAKEIFISDNFVAVTRDDSVEWHQVMMAVRGFIAEYLQNGGVISNLEPQKHENPVEKIINREYTDDEQKISDILNEYVAPAVENDGGKISLMEYDQENKTAKMLLQGACSGCPSSTATLKNGIENILKQFVPDLVERVEAVNG; from the coding sequence ATGCGTACGATATTTATAGAACCAACCGAAAACCCGAAAGTGATGAAATTTGTCACGGATTATAACCTGATTCCGGGATCTTTGGAGTTGGACAGAACTTCAGATATTTCAGAAATTCCTTTAGCTCAGGAACTTTTCAATTATCCTTTTGTAGAAAGAATTTTTATTACTGCCAATTTTGTAGCGGTAGCGAAACAGGATACTGTAGAATGGGAACATGTAGCTGAAAACCTGAAGAATATCATTGAAGATGAATTATTGGCTAATCCTAGAATTTATCTTCAAAAAAAGAAGGAAATGTATCAGATCTATGCGGAGATGACTCCCAATCCTAATGCCATGAAGTTTGTTTCCAGCAAGCTCCTTTTAGAAGGTTTTGTGGAAGTGAAATCCAGGGATCAAGCAGAGGGCGTTCCTTTGGCACAAGCTATTTTGAAGGAATTTGATTTTGCAAAAGAAATTTTTATTTCTGACAATTTTGTTGCCGTAACCAGAGATGACTCTGTGGAATGGCATCAGGTAATGATGGCCGTACGCGGATTCATTGCAGAATATCTTCAGAATGGAGGTGTAATTTCAAATCTTGAGCCTCAGAAACATGAAAATCCTGTTGAAAAGATTATCAACAGAGAATATACAGACGATGAGCAGAAAATTTCAGATATTTTAAATGAATATGTAGCTCCTGCCGTAGAAAATGACGGTGGAAAAATTTCATTGATGGAATATGATCAGGAGAATAAAACTGCCAAAATGCTTTTACAAGGAGCCTGTTCAGGATGTCCAAGCTCTACGGCCACTTTGAAAAACGGAATTGAAAATATCTTAAAACAGTTCGTTCCGGATTTAGTAGAACGAGTAGAAGCTGTCAACGGATAA
- a CDS encoding NADPH-dependent FMN reductase: MPRKKIIVIIGSASKNSSNQQLIEQVLEKHPDTDFQIYDDLSVLPHFDTSVTDVDTPAEVVKIREAINHSAGILFCTPEYIFSIPARLKNLLEWCVSTTVFSDKPAAVITASASGEKGHEELILILKTLGAKTEDRHQLLIKGIKGKFNDDKQVESDTFANVSELVTDFKKTVL; encoded by the coding sequence ATGCCCAGAAAGAAGATCATCGTAATTATCGGGAGTGCCTCTAAAAATTCCAGCAATCAGCAATTAATAGAACAGGTACTGGAAAAACATCCGGATACTGACTTTCAAATATATGATGATCTTTCTGTTCTTCCGCATTTTGACACCTCTGTAACAGATGTTGATACACCGGCTGAAGTTGTAAAGATCAGGGAAGCTATCAATCATTCTGCAGGTATTTTATTTTGTACACCGGAATATATTTTCAGTATTCCTGCAAGGTTAAAAAACTTATTGGAATGGTGTGTTTCTACCACTGTTTTTTCTGATAAGCCGGCTGCTGTGATTACAGCATCTGCCAGCGGAGAGAAAGGTCATGAAGAATTGATATTGATATTAAAAACTCTTGGAGCAAAAACAGAAGACCGTCACCAGCTGCTAATAAAAGGAATAAAGGGGAAATTTAACGATGACAAACAGGTTGAAAGTGATACCTTTGCAAACGTATCAGAACTGGTAACAGATTTCAAAAAAACTGTTCTATAA
- a CDS encoding helix-turn-helix domain-containing protein, with product MNNHFFDLIEHTNRSVFLTGKAGTGKTTFLNDFVKKTRKKYIVVAPTGIAAINAGGVTIHSMFGLPLRTFLPTTDRIDGSLANNIADLMPHFKYRKDKLKLLREVEVLIIDEVSMLRADVLDMMDFSLRFIRRNNQRFGGVQMLFIGDLYQLPPVVRDEHILKICYQSPFFFDSHAVKDIPLLTIELTKVYRQSDEKFLDILNAIRDGDVANINFDVLNERYDPDFKAGTESYVYLCSHNRMADEINQEKLAEIDLTVKTYEAKLFGDFKENQFPNEQFLELKVGAQVMFIRNDITGEKKYFNGKLGEITSLDDNEIKVVLDGSEREIVVKREVWEQKKYFLDTEKNIKEEVLGSFEQFPIKLAWAVTIHKSQGLTFDNVIIDAGKSFTAGQVYVALSRCRTLEGIVLKSKITPEVIFKDNRILQFQGNTFANDNVEAILNREKYDYSIKKVLRTVNCLWFLNEVEEWNKLSITTKSIDHVKTNQLYLQLKHEIVNLGKIFEKLERVISQKVNNFIENKEEWSEIESKTKGAVNFFFTEIKDKVFNPLKEFYAEIKGTKGLKQYNEVFRDWLEDTEEYLNSLKEVHLLETKLLDEKNDKEINLKIAKVPSQVLTFQLFEQGKTIGEIAMERGLVKETVIGHLAKFAEQGLLDISRVITSDKIKAFENEFYKNPHETLTEWKNALPNDFEFNEIRILINHYTFKKEKGK from the coding sequence GTGAACAATCATTTTTTTGACTTAATAGAGCATACCAACAGAAGTGTTTTTCTTACAGGAAAAGCCGGAACCGGAAAAACGACCTTCCTTAATGACTTTGTAAAGAAGACCAGGAAGAAGTATATCGTAGTAGCGCCCACTGGAATTGCAGCGATCAATGCCGGTGGTGTAACCATCCATTCCATGTTTGGGCTGCCATTAAGAACTTTTTTACCGACTACTGACCGTATTGATGGAAGCTTGGCGAATAATATTGCCGACCTGATGCCTCATTTCAAATACCGAAAGGATAAACTTAAACTTTTAAGGGAAGTGGAGGTTCTTATTATTGATGAGGTTTCCATGCTCAGAGCGGATGTTCTCGATATGATGGATTTCTCTCTGAGGTTCATCAGAAGGAACAATCAGCGGTTCGGTGGCGTGCAGATGCTGTTCATTGGAGATCTTTATCAGCTTCCTCCGGTGGTGAGGGATGAGCATATTTTAAAGATCTGCTATCAGTCGCCTTTCTTTTTCGACAGCCATGCAGTGAAAGATATTCCGCTTCTGACTATTGAGCTAACGAAAGTTTACCGACAGTCGGATGAAAAATTTCTGGATATTCTGAATGCAATTCGTGATGGCGATGTGGCCAATATCAATTTTGATGTTCTTAATGAAAGGTATGATCCTGATTTTAAGGCGGGAACTGAATCTTACGTTTATTTGTGTTCACACAACAGAATGGCTGATGAGATCAACCAGGAAAAGCTGGCAGAAATTGATCTGACGGTGAAAACCTATGAAGCCAAACTTTTTGGAGATTTCAAGGAAAACCAGTTTCCCAACGAGCAGTTTTTAGAATTAAAAGTCGGGGCTCAGGTGATGTTCATCAGAAATGATATCACCGGGGAAAAAAAATATTTCAATGGAAAATTGGGTGAAATCACTTCACTTGATGATAACGAGATCAAAGTGGTTCTCGATGGAAGTGAAAGAGAAATTGTCGTAAAAAGAGAAGTTTGGGAACAGAAAAAATATTTCCTGGACACTGAAAAAAATATCAAAGAAGAAGTTCTGGGAAGCTTCGAACAGTTCCCGATCAAATTGGCGTGGGCCGTTACCATTCACAAAAGTCAGGGATTAACGTTTGATAATGTAATTATTGATGCCGGAAAAAGCTTTACGGCGGGACAGGTTTATGTAGCTTTGTCGAGATGCCGAACATTGGAAGGTATTGTTTTAAAATCCAAAATTACACCTGAAGTTATTTTTAAGGACAACAGGATTCTGCAGTTCCAGGGAAATACTTTTGCGAATGATAATGTAGAAGCTATTCTGAACCGTGAAAAATATGACTACAGCATCAAAAAAGTGCTCCGTACCGTCAATTGCTTGTGGTTCCTAAACGAGGTAGAAGAATGGAATAAGCTTTCCATCACCACAAAAAGTATAGATCATGTAAAAACCAACCAGCTTTATCTTCAGCTGAAACATGAAATTGTCAATCTTGGAAAGATCTTTGAAAAGCTGGAAAGAGTCATTTCTCAGAAGGTGAATAACTTCATCGAGAATAAAGAAGAATGGTCTGAGATTGAAAGTAAAACCAAAGGGGCGGTTAATTTTTTCTTTACAGAAATCAAGGATAAAGTTTTTAATCCATTGAAAGAATTTTATGCTGAAATAAAAGGAACAAAAGGTCTAAAGCAGTACAATGAAGTATTCAGAGACTGGTTGGAAGATACAGAAGAATATCTGAACAGCCTGAAAGAAGTTCATCTGCTGGAAACGAAACTTTTAGATGAAAAAAATGATAAAGAAATTAATTTAAAGATTGCAAAAGTTCCTTCCCAGGTTCTGACCTTCCAGTTGTTTGAGCAGGGAAAAACCATTGGTGAGATCGCTATGGAAAGAGGTCTGGTAAAAGAAACCGTAATCGGTCATCTGGCGAAATTTGCTGAGCAGGGATTGCTGGATATTTCAAGAGTCATCACTTCAGATAAAATCAAAGCCTTTGAAAATGAATTCTACAAAAATCCTCATGAAACCTTAACGGAATGGAAGAATGCTTTACCGAATGATTTTGAATTTAATGAGATCAGGATTTTGATCAATCATTATACTTTTAAGAAGGAGAAAGGAAAATAA
- a CDS encoding gamma carbonic anhydrase family protein, translated as MAIVKALLGKVPQIGEGTFLAETATIIGDVTMGKNCSIWYNAVIRGDVHYIKMGDKVNVQDNAMLHCTYQKHPLNIGNNVSIGHNAIVHGCTIQDNVLIGMGAIVMDDCLVEENSIVGAGSVVTQGTHIKSGEVWGGVPAKKIKDISAQLLEGEVNRIADNYVKYSSWYKENLEVGS; from the coding sequence ATGGCAATTGTAAAAGCGCTTTTAGGAAAAGTACCTCAGATAGGGGAAGGCACATTTTTGGCAGAAACGGCAACTATTATTGGCGACGTTACCATGGGTAAGAATTGTAGTATCTGGTATAATGCAGTAATCAGAGGAGATGTACATTACATCAAAATGGGCGACAAAGTAAATGTTCAGGATAATGCTATGCTGCATTGTACTTATCAGAAGCATCCTTTAAATATCGGAAATAATGTGTCAATAGGCCACAATGCAATCGTTCACGGGTGCACCATTCAAGATAATGTTTTAATTGGAATGGGAGCTATTGTGATGGATGACTGTCTGGTTGAGGAGAATTCTATCGTAGGAGCAGGTTCAGTGGTTACCCAGGGAACCCACATCAAGTCAGGAGAAGTTTGGGGTGGAGTTCCGGCAAAAAAAATTAAAGATATTTCTGCCCAGTTATTAGAAGGAGAAGTAAACAGGATCGCAGATAATTATGTAAAATATTCTTCGTGGTATAAAGAAAACCTGGAAGTGGGAAGTTAG
- a CDS encoding LLM class flavin-dependent oxidoreductase yields the protein MKNFEISVLDLAPVKQGKSIHDTFQDSLSLANHTENLNYKRFWLAEHHNMESIASSATSVLIGFIANGTKTIRVGSGGIMLPNHSSLIIAEQFGTLESLFPGRIDLGLGRAPGTDGLTAQALGRNPAIINQQFPRQILELQTYFSKENSDALVRAIPGEGLDIPLYMLGSSTDSAWLAAELGLPYAFAGHFAPEQMEMAFKIYREHFQPSKQLDKPYIMACVNGVAAETTEEAHKISTTLFQAFINIVRNDRKPFAPPVDDMDDIWSPMEKSMVLQKLRYTFIGDQAEIEEKLKDFQEKFNVDELIINSHIYDHQKRLRSYEIFREAADSLSKA from the coding sequence ATGAAAAATTTTGAAATATCGGTGCTGGATCTTGCTCCCGTAAAGCAGGGGAAAAGCATTCACGATACGTTTCAGGACAGTTTGTCTTTAGCGAACCATACTGAAAATTTAAATTATAAAAGATTCTGGCTGGCCGAGCATCACAATATGGAAAGTATTGCCAGCTCAGCGACTTCAGTTCTGATTGGTTTTATTGCCAACGGAACAAAAACAATCAGAGTAGGATCCGGAGGAATTATGCTTCCCAATCACAGTTCTCTGATCATCGCTGAACAGTTCGGAACCCTGGAATCCCTTTTTCCGGGAAGAATAGATCTTGGATTAGGAAGGGCTCCCGGAACTGACGGTCTTACGGCTCAGGCTCTTGGAAGAAATCCTGCGATCATCAACCAGCAGTTTCCAAGACAGATCTTAGAACTGCAGACTTATTTTTCAAAAGAAAATTCTGATGCTTTGGTTCGTGCCATTCCGGGTGAGGGTCTGGATATTCCGCTTTATATGTTGGGATCCAGTACAGACAGTGCCTGGCTGGCTGCAGAGCTTGGACTTCCTTATGCCTTTGCGGGACATTTCGCTCCGGAGCAGATGGAAATGGCTTTTAAGATTTACAGAGAACATTTTCAGCCATCAAAACAGCTGGATAAGCCTTACATTATGGCTTGTGTGAATGGGGTAGCTGCAGAAACTACCGAGGAAGCTCATAAAATATCCACGACTTTATTTCAGGCGTTTATCAATATTGTAAGAAATGACCGCAAACCTTTTGCCCCGCCGGTAGATGATATGGACGATATCTGGTCACCAATGGAAAAATCAATGGTGCTTCAGAAACTGAGATATACCTTCATTGGAGATCAGGCAGAAATTGAAGAAAAACTGAAAGATTTCCAGGAAAAATTCAATGTGGATGAATTAATTATCAATTCACATATCTACGATCATCAGAAAAGACTGAGATCTTATGAAATTTTCAGAGAGGCGGCAGACTCTTTATCCAAAGCCTAA
- the ribB gene encoding 3,4-dihydroxy-2-butanone-4-phosphate synthase: MSDIKLNTIPEAIEDLKNGKIIIVVDDEDRENEGDFLCAAELTTPEIINFMAFHGRGLICMPLPEKRCDELGLEVMVSRSSDPKETAFTVSVDLLGNGTSTGISAGDRAKTILALMDEKSKPTDFMRPGHIFPLRARKGGVLKRAGHTEAAIDLTNLAGLKEGGVICEIMNDDGTMSRLPELHAFAQKHDMKIVSIEDLIHYQLKKGNLIERLEERKVKTAYGEFDFYAFRETSNDQIHFALTKGAWTVDEPVLVRVQSSDSYFDVLTRLNNGEKPLLEKVTNMVNEAGKGAVIFINNVSNSENTLRKLQQFLNYQDGQEQHPTLAYNYRDYGIGTQILKNLGINKFKVITQNPNIKPQVGGYDVEVTELVQL; the protein is encoded by the coding sequence ATGTCTGATATTAAATTAAATACTATTCCAGAGGCTATTGAAGACCTTAAAAATGGTAAAATAATCATAGTAGTAGATGATGAAGACAGAGAAAACGAAGGAGATTTTCTTTGCGCTGCAGAATTGACAACGCCGGAAATTATCAATTTCATGGCATTTCACGGAAGAGGGCTGATCTGTATGCCGCTTCCTGAAAAAAGATGTGACGAGCTGGGTCTTGAAGTGATGGTAAGCAGAAGCAGTGACCCTAAGGAAACCGCTTTTACCGTATCTGTTGACCTTCTTGGTAACGGAACTTCTACAGGTATTTCTGCAGGAGACAGAGCAAAAACGATTTTAGCTTTAATGGATGAAAAATCCAAGCCGACCGACTTTATGAGACCGGGACACATTTTCCCGCTTCGTGCAAGAAAAGGAGGTGTTCTGAAAAGAGCCGGACATACTGAAGCAGCCATTGATCTGACAAATTTAGCGGGATTAAAAGAAGGTGGTGTGATCTGTGAGATTATGAATGATGATGGTACGATGTCTCGTCTTCCTGAACTTCACGCTTTCGCTCAGAAACATGATATGAAGATCGTGTCTATTGAGGATCTGATCCATTACCAGCTTAAAAAAGGAAACCTTATCGAAAGACTGGAAGAAAGAAAAGTAAAAACTGCTTATGGGGAGTTTGATTTTTATGCTTTCAGAGAAACTTCTAACGACCAGATCCATTTTGCTTTGACTAAAGGTGCATGGACGGTTGATGAGCCTGTTTTGGTGAGAGTTCAGTCTTCAGATTCCTATTTTGATGTACTGACAAGACTGAATAACGGGGAAAAGCCCTTATTGGAAAAAGTAACCAATATGGTGAATGAAGCAGGAAAAGGAGCCGTAATTTTCATCAATAACGTTTCAAATTCTGAAAATACACTGAGAAAACTTCAACAGTTCCTAAATTATCAGGACGGACAGGAGCAGCATCCTACATTAGCATACAATTACAGAGATTATGGGATCGGAACACAGATCCTGAAAAATCTGGGAATCAATAAATTCAAAGTGATCACACAGAATCCTAATATCAAGCCGCAGGTTGGCGGATATGATGTTGAGGTGACGGAACTGGTTCAGCTTTAA